From a single Oreochromis niloticus isolate F11D_XX linkage group LG4, O_niloticus_UMD_NMBU, whole genome shotgun sequence genomic region:
- the hao1 gene encoding 2-Hydroxyacid oxidase 1, whose protein sequence is MQRVCVSDFEEEARKVLPKAVYDYYRSGADEQKTLADNVAAFNRWYLVPRVLRDVSTVDLSVSVLGEKLSMPLCIAATAMQRMAHPEGETATAKACKAMGTGMMLSSWATSTIEEVMSAMTTSLGSGGVLWLQLYIYKDRELTLSLVRRAEKAGYKAIFVTVDTPYLGKRLDDVRNRFKMPPHLSMANFSTASLAFSEGDYGNDSGLAVYVANAIDPSICWDDIMWLKKHTRLPVIVKGVLNGEDAAKAVNCGVSGILVSNHGARQLDGVSATLDALEEVVRAAQGRCEVYMDGGVRRGTDILKALALGAKAVFIGRPVLWGLACQGEQGVIELLELLKDELRLAMALSGCRSVSEVSRSLVRRMEFTSRM, encoded by the exons ATGCAGCGTGTTTGTGTGTCGGACTTTGAGGAGGAAGCCAGGAAAGTTCTTCCTAAAGCTGTGTATGACTACTACCGCTCAGGAGCCGATGAGCAAAAGACACTAGCTGACAATGTGGCTGCCTTCAACAG GTGGTATCTGGTTCCTCGAGTGCTGAGGGATGTGTCTACAGTGGATCTGTCTGTCTCAGTGCTGGGGGAGAAGCTCAGCATGCCGCTCTGCATCGCTGCCACAGCAATGCAGAGGATGGCTCATCCTGAAGGAGAGACAGCTACAGCAAAAG CATGCAAAGCAATGGGAACTGGGATGATGCTGAGTTCCTGGGCAACCTCAACAATAGAGGAAGTGATGTCAGCAATGACTACTTCACTGGGCAGTGGTGGTGTCCTCTGGCTGCAGCTCTACATCTATAAAGACAGAGAGCTCACGCTGTCGTTGGTGCGCCGGGCCGAGAAGGCGGGCTACAAAGCCATCTTTGTTACCGTGGATACACCATACCTAGGGAAGCGATTGGATGATGTGCGCAACCGCTTTAAGATGCCCCCACACCTGAG CATGGCTAACTTCTCAACAGCCTCCCTGGCTTTCTCTGAGGGAGACTACGGCAATGACAGTGGCCTGGCTGTTTATGTTGCAAACGCCATAGACCCTTCTATCTGTTGGGATGACATCATGTggctgaaaaaacacacacgtCTCCCTGTGATTGTAAAAGGAGTATTAAATG GCGAGGATGCTGCCAAGGCTGTGAACTGTGGTGTCAGTGGCATCCTGGTGTCCAATCACGGAGCTCGGCAACTGGACGGGGTTTCTGCCacg cTAGATGCCTTGGAGGAGGTGGTGAGGGCAGCGCAGGGTCGATGTGAAGTCTACATGGATGGAGGAGTGAGACGCGGGACAGACATCCTAAAGGCCTTAGCTCTGGGAGCAAAGGCTGTTTTCATTGGTCGACCTGTGCTGTGGGGCCTTGCCTGTCAG GGGGAACAAGGAGTTATTGAGCTTCTGGAACTTCTGAAAGATGAACTGCGATTGGCTATGGCCCTGTCAG GTTGTCGTTCAGTTTCTGAAGTAAGCAGGTCCCTGGTCAGGAGAATGGAATTCACCTCGAGGATGTGA